The Natranaerobius trueperi region TGGTCCTTTAGCTCTTCGATCATACATAAACCATAAAACGGTTCTACTTTAGCATGATATAAGATATAGATTTGAATAAAGCCTAAATATAGTTTCCTAATTGCTCGTTTTTTCATACTAGACCTCCTGACCATGATATCGAATTTCGATATCTACCCAATCTTAGCACAAAAAGTTTCTAATATAAACATAAACTAAAAATTTTGAAAAAAAGGTTGACATTCTGTTTATAAATCTTTATAATATAATTCGTGAGCAATTGACGGGGCGTAGCGCAGTTTGGCAGCGCACTTGGTTTGGGACCAAGGAGTCGCAGGTTCAAATCCTGCCGCCCCGACCACTTAAACCGCAAGTATTAACTTGCGGTTTTTTAGTTTATCAACAACCTTATTAACAATCTATGTGGATTACCCACCTAACTTCTTAGGTGGGTTTTTTTTATTGACAAATTTAAGAATATTAGATATTATTTAAGTGTATTAACTGTATTAGTTAAATTAATACAGTTCTAAGGAGGTTTGAAATGATACAAATAGATTACAAAGATGGGAGACCTTTATTTGAACAAATTAAAGAAAAGATTAAGTTTTTAATTATTCGCGGTGTTTTAAAGTCCCATGAAAAAGTACCTTCTGTACGGGATTTAGCACAAACTTTAACTATTAATCCTAACACTATTCAAAAAGCTTATAAAGATTTAGAGGCTGAAGGATTTATCTATTCTGTTCGTGGTAAGGGGAGTTTTGTTTCACCTTTAGATGATACAAATCTAAAAAGAAAGGAAGAACTTCTAGAAGAACTTAAAAAAACAGTTTTAGAATTAAAGTACTTAAATGTCTCTAAAAAAGAACTTACTGATCTTTTACATGAAGTTTATGACTCTATGAAACAAGAATAAGGAGGGTTTAGATGATTGAAGTTAACAATTTAACCAAGTATTTTGGTCCTTTTAAAGTCTTAGATGATATTAATATATCAATTAAACCAGGTTCAATTTATGGTTTATTAGGTCCAAATGGTGCAGGCAAGACTACTTTAATTAAGCATTTAGCAGGTGTTTACAGACCTGATAGTGGTACAGTTAAAATAATTGATGAACAAGTCTATGAAAATCCAAAAGTTAAATCTTCTTTAATATATATCCCAGATGATTTATACTTTTTCAATCAATATTCAATCAAAGAGGCAAGTAAATTTTACGCTAGGATTTATCCAAATTGGAATCAAGAGAGATTTGATAGCTTAAAAGAATATTTCCCTTTAGACATTAACAATAGAATAAGTAAATTATCAAAAGGAATGCAAAAACAAGTTGCCTTTTGGCTTGGTATTTGTACTATGCCTAAAGTCATGATTTTAGATGAACCAGTCGATGGACTTGATCCTGTTATGCGCAAAAAAATCTGGAACCTTATGCTTCAAGATGTATCTGAACGAAAAACTACTATTCTAGTATCTTCACATAATTTACGTGAACTTGAAGATGTTTGTTGTCATATTGGCATCATTTACGATGGTAAAATGGTTGTTCAGCGTGAGCTTGATAACTTAAAAACCAATATTCACAAAATACAGGTAGCTTTTGAAAGTGACTTTAATCAACTGTTACAAGGGTTTGAAGTGTTACACAATTCTAAAAATGGTAGTGTTAATACATTAGTTGTTAGAGGAGATAAAGAAGAATTATTAAATACTTTGAAAAAAGCTAACCCATTAATTTTAGATGTTCTTTCTCTAACGCTAGAGGAAGTATTCATTTACGAATTAGGAGGTTTAGGTTATGAAATCAATAATGTCACTATTTAGTAATGGTATTTTCAAAAGTGATCTAAAGCGATATTGGTGGATCAGTGTTCTATACACATTATTACTCTTTTTCACATTTCCACTTAGAACTTTTATGTTAATGGATACAATTGACCAAGGATATAGTAAAAATAATATTATTAGATTATTTGACCTAACCTCTCACCAAAGTAGTATTCAAATGTTTCTTATCTTCATTGTACCAGTAGTAGTTGCTATTTTAGTGTTTCGTTATCTACACATAAAAAATGCAGCTTCTGTTATCCATAGTCTACCATTAACAAGAAAACAATTATTTATAACACACATTGTTAGTGGACTCTTACTATTGACTGTTCCTATCTTAGTTAATAGTTTGATATTAGTGATTTTTAATCTAACCACTGATCTGGGACTTGTCTTTTCTTTTATTGATATATTCACATGGACGGGTTACAGTTTAATGATTATCTTATTAATATTTAGTTTTGCTACCTTTGTTGGAATGTTTACTGCAAATACAATAGCACATTTAGTTTTCAATTATATCTTACACATTTTACCGTTAGGTCTTTTTGCTTTATTACAGGTGAATTTACCTAGAATACTACATGGTTATAGTAGCTATAATCCTTTACAGAATGATCCAGCATTTTTAGAAAAATTACCATTTTCTTTAATAGGATCATCTATAGAACTAAGTGAATTGATATTAATATACCCATTTTTCTCTCTCTTGTTTTTATTTATAGCCTATTATGCCTATAAACTAAGGCATATTGAAATAGCAGGAGATGTGATTTCCTTTAAAGTAATTACACCTGTATTTAAGTATGGTGTTAGTATTTGTTCTATGCTTTTAGGTGGTGCATATTTTGCTAGTATTTCTGATGATACTCCGGTTATGATATTAATAGGATATATTATAGCTTCTTTGATTGGGTATTTTATAGCTGAAATGTCTATCCAAAAAACATATAAAGTCTTTAGTTCTTTTAAGGGTTATCTAGTCTATATCATTATTATTTTAATAGTTTTTACAGGTATTCAAGCTGATGTAATAGGGTATTCAAGTCATATTCCAGATAGTGATGAAATTGAATATATCTATTTTTCACGAGGGTTTTCTTACCTTCATGATGTAGAACAGGGAGAGATGGACCCAAGTGAAGCTGAAGGTTTTTTCACAGAAAAAGAAAATATTAAAAACATTAAAAAACTCCATGAAGAACTAATTGAACAAGGAAGTACCAATAGTGGTTCTCAATTTTTCATAATATATAGGTTAGAAAATGAAGAGTATGTTGTAAGACAATATCAAATTGATGAAGATAAATATAATTCTAAACTTAAACCTATATTTGAGTCACCAGAATATAAAGAGGGTAAATTCCCTATATTAAGAAAAAATAGTAATCAAATAGAAAATATAGATTTAAAAGATGAAAGAGTATTAGAAGATAAAAAAACTTTTAGTGATAAAGAAAGTATTGAAAAAATTCACTCATTATTAAAAACAGATATCAAGAATCTAAGCTATGAAAATATATTTAGTAGAAACAGAAATTATCTAGTAGCAAGTGTTAAATCAAAAGATGGTTCATCAAATAGGTATGTAATAAAAAAAGACTATCAACTTCTTAACTGGCTTAAAGAAAATAATTATTATAAGGATTTTGCCCTTACCCCTGAAAAGATTAACTATATTACAATTGAAAAAACAGACTCAAGAATTGGTAGAGAAAAAGATTCAAAAAAAGCTAAAATAACTGATAATAGTTTAATCCAAGAAGTACTAACTTTATCCGGATATCGTGAGGATTTGACACAAGCTGAACACTTTAGTATGGAAGTTTATTTTAAAGATACTACACCGTATTTTCGTGACCAATTACATTTAGACAAAGCTAAACTAGAAAATCTATCAGATGACTTACAAAAAATCATGCAATTTGATTAAGTTCTTTAGTATGCTACTCAAATTTTGGGTAGCATACTTTCTTATATAATGTGATAACCTACGATTGTTTGTGTTATAATTCATTTGTCTGAATTTTTGAAATGTAGGGAGGGAACTTAATGTGGTTACATGATGAAAATAAATTATTAAAATTATTATATCGTTTAGTAAAGGTTCCTAGTATATCTAGTACTGAAAACGAACGTGATATGGCAAGAGAAATATATAATATTTTAAGTGAGATACCATACTTTAAAGAACATGAAGATAAACTACATATAAAAGATATTCTAGGTGACAATTTAAACAGACAATATGTAACGGGTTTAATAAAAGGTTCAGGTAATAAAACAGTTATCTTAATACATCATCATGATGTTGCTGATGTTGATGATTTTGGAAAGTTACGAGATCAAGCTTTTGATATAGAAGAAATCACAGATAAAATAGCAAGTTTTGAGCTAACAGAAGATGCTAAAAAAGACTTAGAGTCAGGTGAGTGGGTTTTTGGCCGTGGTGTAATGGATATGAAAGCTGGTGCAGCATTACAACTAGCTCTTATGAACGATTATTCATACAAAGTACCAGACCTTACAGGTAATATACTACTTTTATCAGTTCCAGATGAAGAGAATAACTCAGCTGGAGTTATCGCGTCTCTTTCTCATCTATTAGAATTACAGGAGCAATATGCTTTAGAATTTGTATCAGTAATTAAAAGTGAAAGTCACCAACCTGACTCTAAAGGTAGACATGAACTTGCTATAGGAAGTATTGGTAAAATTCTACCTCTTTTTTATTGCTTTGGTAAAGAAACACATGGAGGGAGCCCTTTTTCAGGGTTAAACTCTAGTCTTATATTTTCTCAAGTACAATCACTAATGGAAAAAAACACTGATTTTGTTGATGAGTTTCGGGGTGAACTAACACCACCTCCTGTAAACCTTAAAACAAATGACTTGAGAGGAGTATATAACGTAACCACTCCACAAGTTACGGTCGGATACTATAATATACTTACTATTAATTCTACTCCACTAGATATTTTAAAGAAATTAAAAAAAGTAGGACAAAATGCTTTAGAGAATTCTGTAGAGATTTACAATAACAGATTAAAAGAGTTCAAAGGTATGTCAAGCTCTAGAAGTGTTGAAAGCGGATGGGGGCAAAGTACTAATATAACAGAAGGTATGAACCCACAAGTATATACCTTTCAAGAACTTTTTCAGTCAGCTTACGATGCATTTGGAGATCAATTCATGAACTATTATCACAGAGTAATAGAAGAATTAAAAGAAACTAAGCTAGATGAACGTGAATTTACTGTAGAACTAGTAAATAAGATCCATGATATGTGTCCTGATCGTGAACCTAAAATTGTAGTAGCCTTTTTACCACCATTTTATCCTCATGTTAGAAACAGAAGAGAAACTGAAAAAGAGCTCTTTATCTTAGATGTTGTAGAAAAGATTAAATCTCAAGGAAAAGAAAGATATGGGCTAGACTTTACCGTTACTGAGTTTTTCAAAGGTATTAGTGATTTAAGTTATTTTGCCTTAATAGATGGTGATGAAATCAGTAATTATTTGAGTCCTAACATGCCATCATTAAGACATGTCTATAATATCCCAATTGAAGAAATCAAAAAGTTAGATGTTTCAGTATTAAATGTCGGACCTGTTGGGAAAGATGCACATCAATATACAGAAAGACTTCATGTACCATTCTTTACAAAAGAAGCACCAAAGCTATTAGAATTAGCTGTAAATCAAGTTCTTAAGTATTAGCCCATCTTTAATAAATAATAAATACTGCAGCAAATACTGAAATGTGAAGAAGTTTAGTTAGTATCAACCACCTAAAATAAGTTAAGCACTAATCAAGATGGTCCTTATAGGACCATCTTGATTATCATTATGAAGATTCTTCTTCTTCCCATTTAGTCATACTAAATCCAGTAAATCCATAAATAATTGAGATTAGTGGTGCTAGTAGATTAAAGAATGCAAATGGTAAATATACCACTGGAGATATACCTAATGCACCTGCCATAAATGCTCCACAAGTATTCCATGGAATCAGAGGTGATGTTACAGTACCTGCTGATTCTGCAATTCTAGATAAGTTTTTCGGATGAACATTCTTAGCTTTAAAGGCATCTCTGAACATTCTAGAAGGTAGTACAATTGATAGATACTGATCAGCAGTCACTAAGTTTACAAAGATTGAAACAACATGACTGATTAAAGATAATATTCCTACACGATGTGCAATAGTTAATACCCCTTCTAAAATAACCTGTAAAAATCCGCACTTTTCTAAAATTCCACCTAAACTCAGAGCAGCCATGATTAATGAAATAGTCCACATCATCCCATCTAGGCCACCTTCATTTAATAAACCATCAACCATTTCTACTCCTGTTTCAATTTCAGGACCATAGTGCATTGTTTCAACTACAGAAGCAAAGTCAGCACCTTGGAATGTTATAGCAAATATAGCACCTAAAATACTTCCACCTAATAAACCAGGGATTGGTGGAACTTTCATTACAATAAGTCCAATTACTAAAATTGGTGCAAGTAATAATACTGGACTAATATAAAAATGCTCTGACAGAGTAGATGTTATAGTTTGAATCTGTCCACCTTCCATTTGTGCACTATCTACTACGGTAAATCCTAAAATACCATATATAATACCACTTATTACTACTGCCGGAACTGTAACATAAAGCATATGCCTAATATGCTCAAATAAATCAGTGTCTCCTACAGTTCCTGAAGCTAGGTTTGTTGTATCAGAAAGCGGTGATAATTTATCACCTATATACGCTCCTGATATGATAGAACCAGCAACCATACCTGTAGGTACTCCTAGACCTTCACCAATTCCCACAAGGGCAATACCGATTGTTCCTACAGTTGACCAAGAACTACCAACTGAAATAGCAACAACAGCAGATATGATCATAGCTGCAATCAAAAATATTTGAGGGGATAATATTTGTAAACCATAATAGATCATCGTTGGTACTACTCCACCTTGGATCCAAGTACCGATTAACATCCCTACAACCATTAAAATTACTATGGCTTGCATGGCCATCATGATTCCATCAAAGATCCCCTGCTCAACATTATTCCATTTATATCCTACTAACATTGCAACAAAAGCTGCTACAGCAGAAGATAAAACCAAGGGAATATGAGGGTCGGCTTCTAATCTAATTATACTAACAGATAAAGCAACAATTAAGAATAAAATTGGTATAAGTGCAACAATTACAGGTGGTTTTTTCATCTGCTTGTCCATAATCTTCACTCCTTTACATAGAGAATCTTTCAGTTTAGTTATATAACATTATGAAGCAAAACAAGTTTTCAATCAAGTATTTATTTGTCGATAACTTAAATCCGGTGAATATTTTTTTAGTTAAGAAAAGTTAACTAATTGTTTTGTTAAACTCTAGTAAATTAGGTACCACCTCAACAAATTCCCACTAAATTGCTTAATTTTCGCATTATGTGAACATCTCATGACTAAAGTCATGAGAATGCGTGGCAACTCCTTCAAAATTTGATTTATCAGCTTCTCTAAATTATTATTTCTTATAAATTTTACCACTGCATATAAATAACTAAGACATTTTTAAGGGGTGAGGTTTATGAGTAAAGACAAACAAAAGTTTGGACAATTTTTTACTGATCGTGGTTATGAAATACAAGCTGATAAAGATACTCTAACTCCTAGTATGGAAGATTATCTAGAGATGATCATCCGTATAAGTGATACTCGAGGATATACAAGAGTAAGTGAATTAGCAGATAATTTAAATGTAAAACCAGCTTCTGTTTCAAGAATGATAAAAAAATTATGTAATAAATCTTATCTGAATTATGAAAAATATGGAATGATACATTTGACCGAAAAAGGTAAAAAATATGGTAGGTATCTATTGAAAAGACATCAATTATTAGAAGAATTTTTTAAGACTATAGGAACTGAAGGAGATGTACAAAGAGAAGTTGAGAGGATAGAACATCATATAAGTTTTGAGAACTATCAAAACTTATCTCTCTTAGTTGACTTTCTTAAAAATAACCCTTCTATAATAACAAAGTTCTCTGAATACAAAAAACAATATAAAAAAAAGTAACCTAAAATATATGCAATCTTATTTTATAATATTACATAAATGCATATAGTTTTTTAATGGACAAGCACACCATTAACCCTCTAGGCATACCGTAATAGTGAATGATGCCTATTAACCGCGAGTAACTTTTTTAGTCATCGCTAAGTTAAGATTATTGGAGGGTTGATGTATGGAAAATAAAACAGTTTTTGCTGTAGAAGTTAATGATCTAACAGTATCTTATGATGAAACAACTGCAATTGAAAATATCTCTTTTAAGGTACCTAAAGGACAAATAACTGGGGTAATTGGACCTAATGGAGCAGGTAAATCCACCCTTATTAAAGCCATAATGGGTCTTTTAAAATGTAAAAAAGGTTCAATAAAGGTTTTTGAATCTTCTATTAAAAAAGCTAGATCAAATATAGCCTATGTACCACAACAAAATGATATTGATTTAAGCTTTCCCATATCTGTATCTGAAACAGTTATGATGGGTCGTTACCCCTATCTAAAAAGATTTAAAGGACCAAGTAAAACAGATAAAGAGCTAGTCCTAGATAGTCTAAAAAAAGTAAAGATGGATTATAAAAAAGACCGTCAAATAGGTGAACTTTCAGGAGGTGAACGTCAAAGAGTTTTTCTTGCAAGAGCGCTTTCACAAAATGCTGAACTATTCTTTTTAGATGAACCTTTTTCAGCAATAGACTTTACTTCAGAAGAAATTATTACTAATTTATTAACTTCACTAGCATCTCAAGGAAAGACTCTTTTTGTAGTTCATCATGATCTAAAAAAAGCTTCAAAATATTTTGATTCTATCTTACTAATAAACAAGACATTAGTAGCTCAAGGTAAAGCTAAAGAAGTATTAAACCCTGAAAATTTAGAAAAAGCGTATCAAGGTAAAACTACAATTCTAGATGAACAGGATGAAGATATCCTGGTGGTTACAGAATGATAGAACAGTTTAGTATGTTCATTGAAGCACTTACAAACTACACTTATCTACAACATGCTGTAATAGCTGGTACTTTAGTAGGGATTATCTGTGGTATATTAGGTTGCTTTATTATATTAAGAAGAATCGCTCTAATGGGTGATGCCATTTCCCATGCAGTACTACCAGGAGTTGTCATATCTTATCTATTAGGAATCACTTTTTTCATAGGCGCAGTATTTACTGGTGTTTTAACAGCTCTCGGTATTGGATATGTAAGTCAAAACAGTAAAATTAAAGATGATTCCTCAATTGGAATCTTATTTACTGCAGCTTTTGCTTTAGGGATTGTTATGATAACAGCTCTAGATGGTACAGAAGTAGATCTTTGGCATATCTTATTTGGAAACGTGTTAGCTGTATCTATTGGAGATTTAATCTTAACAGCTTCAACAGGTCTTTTATCTCTTCTTGGGATTTTTATCTTCTATCGTGAACTTGTCTTATCAACCTTTGATCCTGTTATGGCAAAAGCAATTGGTATCTCTACAGGTAAAATTCATTACCTATTAATGCTACTACTTTCACTAGTCACTGTAGCTTCACTTCAGACTGTAGGTATAGTTTTAGTTGTAGCTATGTTAATAACTCCTTCTGCAACAGCGTTTTTACTCACTGATAGACTAAACAAAATGCTACTTCTATCAACTTTCTTTGGAGTTATTTCAGCTTTAATCGGGGTTTATCTATCATATATCTATGATGTTGCTACAGGAGGAGCCATTGTGTTAGTTGCATCTATCTTCTTTTTAGGTGCATT contains the following coding sequences:
- a CDS encoding GntR family transcriptional regulator codes for the protein MIQIDYKDGRPLFEQIKEKIKFLIIRGVLKSHEKVPSVRDLAQTLTINPNTIQKAYKDLEAEGFIYSVRGKGSFVSPLDDTNLKRKEELLEELKKTVLELKYLNVSKKELTDLLHEVYDSMKQE
- a CDS encoding ABC transporter ATP-binding protein encodes the protein MIEVNNLTKYFGPFKVLDDINISIKPGSIYGLLGPNGAGKTTLIKHLAGVYRPDSGTVKIIDEQVYENPKVKSSLIYIPDDLYFFNQYSIKEASKFYARIYPNWNQERFDSLKEYFPLDINNRISKLSKGMQKQVAFWLGICTMPKVMILDEPVDGLDPVMRKKIWNLMLQDVSERKTTILVSSHNLRELEDVCCHIGIIYDGKMVVQRELDNLKTNIHKIQVAFESDFNQLLQGFEVLHNSKNGSVNTLVVRGDKEELLNTLKKANPLILDVLSLTLEEVFIYELGGLGYEINNVTI
- a CDS encoding DUF6449 domain-containing protein, whose translation is MKSIMSLFSNGIFKSDLKRYWWISVLYTLLLFFTFPLRTFMLMDTIDQGYSKNNIIRLFDLTSHQSSIQMFLIFIVPVVVAILVFRYLHIKNAASVIHSLPLTRKQLFITHIVSGLLLLTVPILVNSLILVIFNLTTDLGLVFSFIDIFTWTGYSLMIILLIFSFATFVGMFTANTIAHLVFNYILHILPLGLFALLQVNLPRILHGYSSYNPLQNDPAFLEKLPFSLIGSSIELSELILIYPFFSLLFLFIAYYAYKLRHIEIAGDVISFKVITPVFKYGVSICSMLLGGAYFASISDDTPVMILIGYIIASLIGYFIAEMSIQKTYKVFSSFKGYLVYIIIILIVFTGIQADVIGYSSHIPDSDEIEYIYFSRGFSYLHDVEQGEMDPSEAEGFFTEKENIKNIKKLHEELIEQGSTNSGSQFFIIYRLENEEYVVRQYQIDEDKYNSKLKPIFESPEYKEGKFPILRKNSNQIENIDLKDERVLEDKKTFSDKESIEKIHSLLKTDIKNLSYENIFSRNRNYLVASVKSKDGSSNRYVIKKDYQLLNWLKENNYYKDFALTPEKINYITIEKTDSRIGREKDSKKAKITDNSLIQEVLTLSGYREDLTQAEHFSMEVYFKDTTPYFRDQLHLDKAKLENLSDDLQKIMQFD
- a CDS encoding M20/M25/M40 family metallo-hydrolase, translating into MWLHDENKLLKLLYRLVKVPSISSTENERDMAREIYNILSEIPYFKEHEDKLHIKDILGDNLNRQYVTGLIKGSGNKTVILIHHHDVADVDDFGKLRDQAFDIEEITDKIASFELTEDAKKDLESGEWVFGRGVMDMKAGAALQLALMNDYSYKVPDLTGNILLLSVPDEENNSAGVIASLSHLLELQEQYALEFVSVIKSESHQPDSKGRHELAIGSIGKILPLFYCFGKETHGGSPFSGLNSSLIFSQVQSLMEKNTDFVDEFRGELTPPPVNLKTNDLRGVYNVTTPQVTVGYYNILTINSTPLDILKKLKKVGQNALENSVEIYNNRLKEFKGMSSSRSVESGWGQSTNITEGMNPQVYTFQELFQSAYDAFGDQFMNYYHRVIEELKETKLDEREFTVELVNKIHDMCPDREPKIVVAFLPPFYPHVRNRRETEKELFILDVVEKIKSQGKERYGLDFTVTEFFKGISDLSYFALIDGDEISNYLSPNMPSLRHVYNIPIEEIKKLDVSVLNVGPVGKDAHQYTERLHVPFFTKEAPKLLELAVNQVLKY
- the nhaC gene encoding Na+/H+ antiporter NhaC — protein: MDKQMKKPPVIVALIPILFLIVALSVSIIRLEADPHIPLVLSSAVAAFVAMLVGYKWNNVEQGIFDGIMMAMQAIVILMVVGMLIGTWIQGGVVPTMIYYGLQILSPQIFLIAAMIISAVVAISVGSSWSTVGTIGIALVGIGEGLGVPTGMVAGSIISGAYIGDKLSPLSDTTNLASGTVGDTDLFEHIRHMLYVTVPAVVISGIIYGILGFTVVDSAQMEGGQIQTITSTLSEHFYISPVLLLAPILVIGLIVMKVPPIPGLLGGSILGAIFAITFQGADFASVVETMHYGPEIETGVEMVDGLLNEGGLDGMMWTISLIMAALSLGGILEKCGFLQVILEGVLTIAHRVGILSLISHVVSIFVNLVTADQYLSIVLPSRMFRDAFKAKNVHPKNLSRIAESAGTVTSPLIPWNTCGAFMAGALGISPVVYLPFAFFNLLAPLISIIYGFTGFSMTKWEEEESS
- the mntR gene encoding transcriptional regulator MntR, with product MSKDKQKFGQFFTDRGYEIQADKDTLTPSMEDYLEMIIRISDTRGYTRVSELADNLNVKPASVSRMIKKLCNKSYLNYEKYGMIHLTEKGKKYGRYLLKRHQLLEEFFKTIGTEGDVQREVERIEHHISFENYQNLSLLVDFLKNNPSIITKFSEYKKQYKKK
- a CDS encoding metal ABC transporter ATP-binding protein, translated to MENKTVFAVEVNDLTVSYDETTAIENISFKVPKGQITGVIGPNGAGKSTLIKAIMGLLKCKKGSIKVFESSIKKARSNIAYVPQQNDIDLSFPISVSETVMMGRYPYLKRFKGPSKTDKELVLDSLKKVKMDYKKDRQIGELSGGERQRVFLARALSQNAELFFLDEPFSAIDFTSEEIITNLLTSLASQGKTLFVVHHDLKKASKYFDSILLINKTLVAQGKAKEVLNPENLEKAYQGKTTILDEQDEDILVVTE
- a CDS encoding metal ABC transporter permease — encoded protein: MIEQFSMFIEALTNYTYLQHAVIAGTLVGIICGILGCFIILRRIALMGDAISHAVLPGVVISYLLGITFFIGAVFTGVLTALGIGYVSQNSKIKDDSSIGILFTAAFALGIVMITALDGTEVDLWHILFGNVLAVSIGDLILTASTGLLSLLGIFIFYRELVLSTFDPVMAKAIGISTGKIHYLLMLLLSLVTVASLQTVGIVLVVAMLITPSATAFLLTDRLNKMLLLSTFFGVISALIGVYLSYIYDVATGGAIVLVASIFFLGAFLFSPKEGILTKNLRRNSV